TACCTGAGTCTTGGCGGCAGCTGTTTTGGCACGAGCTGCAAAAATGTCCAGAATCAAAGAACTTCGGTCCAAAACTTTGGCATCGGTACCTTTTTCAACATTCCGGATTTGCGTTGGAGAAAGATCATCGTCAAAAATAACCGTATCAATGTTCTTCTCTCCCATGATACGCTTAAGCTCGTTGAGTTTACCTTTACCAATGTAAGTAGAAGGGTCGGGGTGAGTTTTATTCTGGAGTACTTTTTCAACCGTAATCCCACCGGCAGTATCAGCAAGTAATTCGAGTTCATCTAAATATTCTTCTGCCTGAAATCTCGTGGTTTCAGGTCCATATAAACCTACCAATACAACTCGTTCTCGCTCTATATCGGAATTTTTTACGTCGTCTAGCAAATGGGTATTTTCTTAATTAGTCTTCCTGAATTCTCTTGAGGTCGATATCGGGTATCGCTTGTCCTTCAAACTTGTTTTCCAGTTTCAAAGATACAATTTTTTTTACTGCTTTATATCGGTTCTCGGGCACAAATAGTTTCAATTGCTTATACCCTTCAGCAAGCGACTTGTCCAGTTCTGAGTAGTTAAAAAGGTATTCAACCCCACCCTTTCCGGGTTTCACTACATAGTCTAAAATTTGAAACCAGGGAATCGTTTGAGAAGGTTCGTTTATGTTCTTCACGATGCCATAGTCAGTGATATAATACTTAGAGGCCAAATAGCTTGAAATGAACCACATGGTACCAATCCATACATAGGCAAAAAAAACGGGAAACCTTGCAATATCTCCTGTGAATACCACTATCGCTGAAAGGCCTAAAATCATTCCAAGAAAAACCGTAGCAAATAGTGGGTAGCCGTTTAGTTTACCCGCTCTCCAGCTAAGGCGCACTTTTCTCAGTCTAAGTTTATTCTGAAAAGAATAACCAGCCAATAAAGTGGATGCAATGGTAAACATTACAATCACACCACGAAAAAATGTGGAGAGTATTTCTTCCATTAACTCACTGTTTCTGCTTTATACCATATAGAAACTAAAGATTCTGTTATTAAAAATAACAAGCCTGCCAACATAAACCAGTTCCAAATTTCTTTACCAAATCCCGAAGCCATAATCTCGTTTTGTAACTCTTCTTCATTAAGTTCAGCGGTATTAACCCAGTTTATCTCCCCTCCGTCTATCAGGTTCTCGAGCTGTTGCTCATCCGTTTCTAAGAAATCTGATTCTTGAGGGCTGAGGTTCGCTGAAAGTATATATTGTTGATTCCCATCAGTGACCGTAACCCAACCCGGCTTCCATTCTTCTGCCGGGTACCTGAGGCGGACACCAGATGAAACAATATCTACCGTAGGTTTAATTTCATCTTCGTCTACTTTGATAACGGCATTTTCACCGTCAATATTTCCTCTCCAGCTAAAGGTGTCTCCCAGTTGATGATTTGCAAACCCGCCCTGGTCAGAAGAGGCTGAATACAACAATATTCGATAATAGAATGGTGCAAAAAGAGGCTTAACAGGAAAATTGGACCAACCCGGATCGTTTCCGATAGTAGCTATAACCAAACTCCCCTCACCAAACCTTTTCTCATGAACCAGTACATCTCCATTATTCATGCTTAGCAAATCAAAACCGGTACCTGAAGTGTTGGTCACCAGTTTCAGATAATAGTAGATCTCAGGGTTTGTAAACCTTAACTGTTCATCATGCTTTCTTTCAAATAAACCGGAAAATGCAGGATGATCTTCCAGCAATTCATCGGCAGTGGCTACTGAGCTAAATGATGCATATTCCCCCTGAATTCCCCCAAATCGACCAGCATTAAATTGGGTAAATAAACGATTATAATTATTGATATCCCCATTTTCTGAAGGAAAGAACATCACTCCTCCTCCATTTTGTACATACTCCTGAAATGACTGAAAACTATATTCAGGAATTGATTCAACACCGTCCAGCAGAATCGCATCAAATTCACTCAGATTTACCGATTCAAAAATATCTGTGGTTGCTTCCTGATAGGAAAGCTGCGCATCATTTTCACCAGCTACCCGAAGCATGGCGCCCGTATAAGAAATAAAATCCGGATTGCGATTCTCTTCGCTTACCCACAACACATTCCGCGTTTCAGGAACCTGTACAGTGAAGAAATACTCGTTGTCGGGCTGAAATTCATCCCCTTCAATTATCAATTTCCCTTTTGAAGAACCCGTTTTGGAAGGAGTGATTTCAAAGGTAAAGGTCTTTCTCTCATTAGCCGCTAGTACCACTGAATACTGCCCGGCATTTTGTCCCTCAAACTCCAGAGACACAAATTGATTTACAGCCGCTACATCGCTTTGATTAGCCAGCTCAACATTGAGTGTGAAAGGAATATTTGTGCCTATCATATTTGTTGAAGTGCTGACCTCAGAAATCATAGTATTTTGAACCTCTACTTCCCCAACATCTATGATACTAATTGAAATATCTTCCAGGTCCATATCTTGCAAATCATCCAGCTGACTAAGCTGGCCATCCGTAATCACAAAAATATTTTTATTCTGATAAGGAGCTTCTTTTACCGACTCTATCAAACCTGATAACCTGTTTAGCGTAAAATTACCGGCTGATTTTATTTCAATTTCATCTACTGTTTTAAGAAGGTTTGCCCTGCTCAGTATGTTGCTATATTCTCCTTCTCCATTTGTAAGCTGAAGCATAAAACGGTCTTCATCTTTAGCAGAGCTTTCGATGTTACCAATTACCTCTTTGGCATATTCAAACAATGGCCCTTGCTTCCCGATTCTAGACATACTTATACTATTGTCTATCAGGATCGCGTTTAGGGCCGGAGCCTGTGCACTTCCTCCAGCTGATAAGCCTGGCGGTAAAAAAGGGCGGGCAAGCACCAACGCGAGACAGGCAATAGCCAGCAAGCGAAGAATCAAAAGAAGGTATTTCTTGATCCGAATGCGCCGGATAGTCGTATTCTTTAATTCCTGAAAAAAAGCCAGCGTAGAAAATGCTACCTTTTGTGGGCGCTTAAGGTTAAGCAGATGAATAAGCAGTGGTAAACCCACAGCAATCAAGGCAAATAAAAAAATTGGATTTAGAAAACTCATTTAGCGCTCAAAAAATGTTACCTTTATTTTGTTTAACCGGAACTTTTTGTGATCCCGGAAATTAGCCAATACAGAACCAAGACTTAAACAGCTCATTATTTCTTATTGATGCAACGCCTTTTTCAACTCTTAATTACTTTTTTCTCCATTAGCCTTATAGCAGCCTGCTCATCCATTCCGGATAAAGAGTGGTTTGCACTCATTCCAGAAGGATCTACTTTTGTAGTAGTACCTGAGGATGGCTTGAATGTACAAGATATCGCAACCAAAGAATACGCTGCTTATCTTGAGGATTTAACTCCATCGGCTCTGCAACAGGTTGCAGGCATCGATGCGGAAATTGAAAATCCTTTAACCATTAAGGCTGTTGCTCTTTACCCGGCAACCTCGATTCATTCAAACTTTTTATGGATTACGGATTCGCCAAATACGAATCTAAGTAATTGGGCGTCCAGATTTTATCAACCATTTACTCAGAATAATTACGAATTTAAAGGTTTTATCATTCATAAATTATTCTTCAATAAGAATGAAATTTATGCTGCTCAGGTAAATGACTTCCTGGTTCTGTCAGAATCCAGCCTGATACTCGAAAACTCCCTTCGAGCTTATCTTGGAGAAAATCCTTCCATTCAACTTCAGCAAAATCCTGCCCCTTCCACGCTTGTATTAAACACTCCACAATTAGACCGGTGGATTGAACAGTTTGCAGCCGTTATCAACCGGCCAGCATTAAAATCTTCTTTCAAAGGAACCAAGCCTGCTACCTTTATTTTTGATTCCTATTCGGATTCTACCAATAACATTCAGCTTTCGGGGCGGGTAGAGCTTACCCAGGATCAGCATTCTGTTTTAGTTGATGCTTTTTCTTTTGAGAATAAGCCCATCACCCTCGACCGACATATTGCAAGTAATGCCGCTGCTTTTGCCGTGCTTCGCCTGCCTCCTGTTTCGGTTCCGATTGAACCAACTAATACCATCAGCACTAAACTTGATTCCGTGCTTCTGGATAATATCAGTTTGTATCAAAATTTGGCTGCTACCTTGGATTCAGAGTTTGCTTTCGAAGCTTTTCCTGAGTCAGGGCTACTTGCAACGGGTGAATTTTTGCTTATGCGCAAGTTAGGTGACCGAAGTTCGTTTCAAACACAGCTCAACCGAATTGTGCGTGATGGACTTATCAATGTAGAGGATAACACATACCAAATGAGCAGCAGCGTGATGGGTAAGCTGATTGGTTCTGAAATGAGTACTCTGCGTGATTTTTATCTCGCCTTTTCGAATGATGTAGTGGTGATCGCCAAACGCAAAGGACTGGCTGAGAGTGTGAATGCTGACCGAATTCGCCGGCGGGTCATTTACTATGACGAAACCTATTCGAATGTGAGGGACGACCTCCCGGAAGAAGTAAGTGGATTCGTGTGGTCTGCCTCCAATGATTTCCTTCAATTCATCAGACCTTATTTAAAACCAGAAAGTTCTATCGCAGGGTTACTTGGGCGCTTTGATATCACTTCAATGACGATGACAACACAGGAAGAATCTGTTGACATCACCATAAATAGTTATTCTAAAGAAGGGTCAAGCCTTCCTTACGAAGAATTATGGGTAATGCCGCTTTCCAATTTCGAGCTTAGTGGAAAACCTGTTTTAGGTGATTTAGTTGGAAGCAGCACTGACGAAATTATTTTTTCAACACAGGATGGCAGAGTCATGGCCCTGGCTTTAGATGGCACCATCGCTATGCAAACCTCTACAGATGGGCTGGCACCTATTGGAGGCCCGCAACTGTATGACTGGTATGGAAATGGCCAACAAATCATATTCCTTGCGGCAGGATCAAAGATCTTTGCCTGGAATGAGAATGGGAATCTTTTACCCCGTTTCCCACTTGAAATGAATGAGCCTATTACTGCGCCTATTTTGGTTCAGGATGTTCTGAGAAATGGAGTGCCGGAAATTGTAGTAGCTACCGAAGACCGAAAAGTACATGTTCTTGACGGCCGTGGTGAGAACGTCAGAGGCTGGCCTCAAAACACAAACGCAACCGTTCAGTCGCAACCTCTTTTCGCTTTGCTGGATAATGTTTGGTCGGTTTGGGCCTTTTCGGAAAATGCGTTACATAGCTGGCTAAGAAGCGGAAATACGCGCCCCGGATATCCGCAATTTGTTAATGCCCGGTTTACCAATTCACCACTGGTTTTCGAAAATCAGGTGCTGGCCAGTGCAGCAGATGGGTATCTTTATTCATTGGGAATCAACCCTCTTTTTAGTGATTCTTTAGCCACCACAATCTCTGAAGATTCGGTTTCTATTCGCTCACTTTATGTAGCCAATAATGAACTTTCCTCTGTTTCGTATCGGGAAAATGTGTTGTTAAAGGATAGCACTAATTTTTATCGGGATGATTTATTAATCAGCCAAAGTTTAAATGGTTCTTTATTCCTCTACAATAAGGAAGGAGAACTACGATTTACAAAAAGCCTGGGGCAACCTGCCTCTACCACTCTGATTCCTCAACTCATCGATATAAACTCAGACAACAATCTAGAGCTTCTCGCTTTAGCTGAGTTTGGCCGGCTTTATGCCTGGGAAGTACTTACCGGAGAGCGCTTATTTGGAATTCCTACATCAGGAATGAAATACCCAATCATAACTGATTTAAATGGAGATGGTCAAAAAGAATTAATTGCTCAAACCAGGGAAGGACTTCGTTGCTGGACTATAAACAGAGAGAATTAGGTCTTAAGGGAAGGCTTTAAACAATGTCGGCCAGAGCTTCTTCGAGGTATTCAAAATGAAACTCAAATTCTGACACCTGTAGCTTTTTAGGCTGCATGCGGATACTATCTGTTACCGGCTTAGCAGCTTCTCCCAGCGCAATGTCTAAAGCAAATTTTGGTACTCTGAAAAAAGAAGGGCGATTCATAATACTCCCGAGCGTTTCAGCAAACTCATTCATTGTCACGGGATTAGGTGAACATACATTGTAAGGGCCTGAAAAGTCATCCTTCATTAATGGAAATATAATCGCATTGCACAAATCAGCTCTGTGAATCCAGCTCATATATTGCTCACCGTCACCAATGGGACCACCTACCAGAAACTGAAAGGGGGGAATCATTTTTTCCAAGGCCCCGCCCCCTTTTTCCAGTACAATTCCAATACGAGGATTAGCAACCCGTACTCCAAATTCTGATGCCTTCTGAGATTCAGCCTCCCAGGCTTCGCAAACCTCTGCTAAAAAATCATTTCCATACGCTTCTTCTTCATCCAGAATATCACTTCCACGATTTCCATAAATACCAGAAGCAGATGCCGAGATAAATACCTCTGGCTTATTCTTAGCTTCACGCATTGCATCCACTAGTTTTCTTGTAGAATAAACCCGGCTTTCCATAATTCTCTCTTTTACTGAATCTGTCCAGCGTTGACCAAATAAATTTTCTCCGGCCAAATTGATGACTCCTTCAACATTTTCCATTTCCGAAGCAAGATCATCTTCCCAACTTATGAATCGCTGATTTTTAGCGGATTCATCTTCGTATTTCTTCGGGCTTCGGGTAATGATTACAATGTTATGCCCTTGCTTAAGCAGGATGGTTTTAAGTTCTTCTCCAATAAAACCTGTACCACCAGTGATAAGAATATTCATAATTTTCAGTTCTTTAGTTTGATATCAAACCACTTCTGATGGGAAAAACATTCACTTACTCACACCAAAACCTGGCTTTTCGGACAATTCAATTTCCCCGGATTTTAGAACATTCAATCCCTTGAATGGATCATTCCCAATCAACAAGTGCCCGTCCAGGTCAGCATATTCAGCTTCAAGGGCAAGTAAGGCTCCTGCAGCGTTGGCAAGAGAGCTTTCAATCATACACCCGATCATTACCTCCATTCCAAGAGAATGAGCCTCTTTAATGACATTCCTCGCTTTCATCAGGCTTCCAATCTTCATCAGCTTAATGTTAATGACATGAAAAGCCTCCGCTATTTCTTCCAGGTTTTCATCACCAATAAAACTCTCATCTGCTGCAAGTGGCAATAGCGACCATTTTTTCAGCTCTTTCATTAACTCGAATTCTGCCGAGGGCATAGGCTGTTCAATCAGTTCTACGTTCTGCGTCGCCAAAAATTCAATTTCCCTTTTTGCCTGCTCAAGTGTTGTCCAGCCTTCATTAGCATCAACCCGGAGCGGTTTGTCGGTAACTTCCCGAATAGCCTCTATGATTTCTCTATCGCGATCAGTACCCAGCTTAATCTTATATACCGGATACTGACTGGCAGCACGAATTTTTTGCTGCATTCTTTCCGGTGTATCCAGACCAATTGTATAGGATGTAACCGGACCTTTTGGAGAGTTTAACTCCCATAGCTTCCAAAGGGGTTCGTTCTTTGATTTTGCCCACCAATCCAGCCATGCCATCTCAATAGCAGCTTTAGCTGATTGTATATGAGGTAATTCTAGTTGCTCAAGCTTTTTTGCAATTTCACCCGGGCTTGCAATTTCATCAAAAAAATGATCGGGAAGTCCCTTAAAGTATTCAATCACTTTTTCAGGAGTTTCATCATACCGGGTATTGGGTCCGGCTTCTCCATATCCTGTCATCCCATTTTTGGTAACAGACAGAAATACATTAGGCACTTCAGACTTTGATCCTCGTGAAATAGTAAAAACTTCTCTGAGCTTTAGTGGGAAGACTTCCCAGTTAATTTCAAAATGAGACATATCCAAATTTTTGAATGAGCTGTAAATAAATAAATACGGCGGGAGCTACCAGCAAAAGTGCATCAAAGCGGTCAAAAAAACCACCATGACCAGGCAGTAAATCAGAAGAATCTTTAACCCCGGCTTTTCTCTTGATTTTGCTCTCTATTAAGTCTCCAATAGGACCAAAAGTGCCCACTAACATAATAAGAGGCAACATAAATGTCATGGTAATACCTGTTTC
The genomic region above belongs to Gracilimonas sp. and contains:
- a CDS encoding TIGR01777 family oxidoreductase; amino-acid sequence: MNILITGGTGFIGEELKTILLKQGHNIVIITRSPKKYEDESAKNQRFISWEDDLASEMENVEGVINLAGENLFGQRWTDSVKERIMESRVYSTRKLVDAMREAKNKPEVFISASASGIYGNRGSDILDEEEAYGNDFLAEVCEAWEAESQKASEFGVRVANPRIGIVLEKGGGALEKMIPPFQFLVGGPIGDGEQYMSWIHRADLCNAIIFPLMKDDFSGPYNVCSPNPVTMNEFAETLGSIMNRPSFFRVPKFALDIALGEAAKPVTDSIRMQPKKLQVSEFEFHFEYLEEALADIV
- a CDS encoding dipeptide epimerase encodes the protein MSHFEINWEVFPLKLREVFTISRGSKSEVPNVFLSVTKNGMTGYGEAGPNTRYDETPEKVIEYFKGLPDHFFDEIASPGEIAKKLEQLELPHIQSAKAAIEMAWLDWWAKSKNEPLWKLWELNSPKGPVTSYTIGLDTPERMQQKIRAASQYPVYKIKLGTDRDREIIEAIREVTDKPLRVDANEGWTTLEQAKREIEFLATQNVELIEQPMPSAEFELMKELKKWSLLPLAADESFIGDENLEEIAEAFHVINIKLMKIGSLMKARNVIKEAHSLGMEVMIGCMIESSLANAAGALLALEAEYADLDGHLLIGNDPFKGLNVLKSGEIELSEKPGFGVSK
- a CDS encoding BatA domain-containing protein, encoding MSFLNPIFLFALIAVGLPLLIHLLNLKRPQKVAFSTLAFFQELKNTTIRRIRIKKYLLLILRLLAIACLALVLARPFLPPGLSAGGSAQAPALNAILIDNSISMSRIGKQGPLFEYAKEVIGNIESSAKDEDRFMLQLTNGEGEYSNILSRANLLKTVDEIEIKSAGNFTLNRLSGLIESVKEAPYQNKNIFVITDGQLSQLDDLQDMDLEDISISIIDVGEVEVQNTMISEVSTSTNMIGTNIPFTLNVELANQSDVAAVNQFVSLEFEGQNAGQYSVVLAANERKTFTFEITPSKTGSSKGKLIIEGDEFQPDNEYFFTVQVPETRNVLWVSEENRNPDFISYTGAMLRVAGENDAQLSYQEATTDIFESVNLSEFDAILLDGVESIPEYSFQSFQEYVQNGGGVMFFPSENGDINNYNRLFTQFNAGRFGGIQGEYASFSSVATADELLEDHPAFSGLFERKHDEQLRFTNPEIYYYLKLVTNTSGTGFDLLSMNNGDVLVHEKRFGEGSLVIATIGNDPGWSNFPVKPLFAPFYYRILLYSASSDQGGFANHQLGDTFSWRGNIDGENAVIKVDEDEIKPTVDIVSSGVRLRYPAEEWKPGWVTVTDGNQQYILSANLSPQESDFLETDEQQLENLIDGGEINWVNTAELNEEELQNEIMASGFGKEIWNWFMLAGLLFLITESLVSIWYKAETVS